A genome region from Anopheles stephensi strain Indian chromosome 2, UCI_ANSTEP_V1.0, whole genome shotgun sequence includes the following:
- the LOC118506735 gene encoding HEAT repeat-containing protein 5B isoform X4 yields the protein MELSHSLTLNEAALNQLPEQKRPVFIFEWLRFLDKVLVAAQKSDIKGCQKKLVEQLTQHIQGAPGPPTRKLIARCLATLFSVGDTFLLFETVNKCNDILKNKDDSPSYLPTRLAAICVVGCMYEKLGRMMGRSYEETVQILLKSLKNAESQSRIEIMMTLEKVCAGMGSAIANVHKDIYKAVRYCLTDRVMAVRVAASNCLLEMTKHAPFLYTSELESLASLCFRAFDSCNYEVRCAVAKLLGTLIACTQNGSLRNFSSMTASASSTKSLRPVSLDEALGVLMSGFLRGGVSFLKGTGEIIKGSSGVNREVRVGVTHAYVVFVQTMGGLWLERNLQPFLVHVLDLVANPKAASSHVDAVYSRKCINFILRSVIGKMLGEKAQSSACKELIHLIAKQMNSIDFNPENAKDSNQETLFSQHLLVCALQELGSLVLLLGTTAQNLLADQSLNFIDAICAVLIHPCMAARLAAAWCLRCVCVAVPSQITPLIDRFIEAIEKMRTSPDAISGYSGALAAVLGGVRYSPLGIPHTRGKIIFNTAEELLRTASQNSRLSLNRTQAGWLLIGAIMTLGVPVVKGLLPRMLLLWRNAFPRSTKELESEKARGDAFTWQVTLEGRAGALSVMHSFLLHCPELVTDDITRRLLTPIESALAMLINITSVLKNYGQHLKAPTAMVRLRLYETLSLLPANALESSYTHLLRMLVSEFTLTENPANTTTSFLRQMCHGDDSIILGTWLQDTDHRTIEDQMEPNRKADGDYLQPNSAAGSGALEHDACCLYRGIAAGEQCPGPLPLGVAVIDMSVILFGLIFPKVANKHRLQMLEHFGECIKHAKSSRQEAVQMNIFTALLSGLKGLTETKAAIGQEDVRKSATNLIIGALTSANPILRCAAGEALGRIAQVVGDSRVTAELAQTSFDRLKSARDVVTRTGHSLALGCLHRYVGGMGSSQHLNTSVSILLALAQDGSSPVVQVWSLYALSLIADSGGPMFRGYVEPSLSLALKLLLTVPQSHVDVHQCIGRVLSALITTIGPELQMDSNSVATARSSFLCAAAIMQAHSDPLVQAEATGCLQQLHLFAPRNVNLSSLVPNLCQNLSSNYLMLRKAAVSCLRQLTTREAKEVCEHAANLVSDEDRYALSDYGLPGVLFGMLDTESDSQMVRNIHDTITSMLQILAAENLSQWLSMCKNVLTVASDASVGADGGAAVGTTGAAGGAGTGTGAGSGAGATAGKDGTADGGDGDDGDDDDDDDDDNMEFHAEDHQATHPAVQPRWPTRVFAAECVRKVIATCENASANHFDLLAAKEMQMTKSRGDFLVLHLSDLIRMAFMAATSDSDQLRLEGLKTLQEIIDKFAHVPEPEFPGHLLLEQFQAQVGAALRPAFSQDTPSHVTAAACEVCSAWIGSGVARDLNDLRRVHQLLVSNLSKLNSRTNSTQLYNESMATLEKLSILKAWGQVYIMAMVGHGAAPASQMLKTLSTVGVGNHSSHLAVPAAAQPKEFSRLAYDDEFGDFESRGESLLSLVQPELENLSKHWLAALKDYALLSLPAEYASQLPHDGGAFYTNDTMNLSKPHYLISWPPILYAAALWLNAEGFQKDENHQQQLSREQEEDKANANDAPNTTAPKGQTATTTTTTISHGSPSADRFHLIFGICMEALCSTRTNEKLDSVIACLQSLYTVFDSAWSREMLMQNKTLPVELCNVLHRLILTRDSVEVQYLCISILKQTIAAANECLEREKEEERRNKRNASGADDANAAENGNSVTDPHTLDVAVDYLGEGGEEGEILPGKSLVYAVLEVVLCLLARQIPGMNPSQSTRVANEQLQRQLAQAQNGLIKLGDDNCLLVASAIQSLTDLPTLCSPRGALSILPTVLYLTTGVIKEVATKSIHDESLIASTNVVVQAAIQLLKVLATHRYAKHDDAQSGGEWRKLLQSALGRIIDLTKTGCEETKMDEVTVMLAIAVFLLHSPAGVASVPNLQYPCINHFRQCVQSASLPVRLKCVQTMRSIFANGELRVSTPYIHALAPRLIEHLYSEQARNPANEQELALVLEGITTVETLIALAEPQNRELMQGIQMLTLLVPILINYLDDPEQQPQQRTTKPKYVTALNDHAIQWLMKIGLKYPQEFKTFMAQAPELRRKLEAAIKRSQMNATLQKSKSEAANAAARNSAAQQQKPTIQLKTDFSNFSFA from the exons ATGGAGCTTTCGCACAGCCTCACGTTGAACGAGGCCGCCCTCAACCAGCTGCCCGAGCAGAAACGACCCGTGTTTATCTTTGAATGGTTGCGCTTCCTCGACAAGGTGCTGGTGGCGGCCCAAAAGTCCGACATCAAGGGCTGCCAGAAGAAGCTGGTGGAACAGCTCACGCAACACATCCAGGGCGCACCGGGCCCTCCGACGCGCAAGCTAATCGCCCGCTGCCTAGCGACCCTGTTCTCCGTCGGCGATACGTTTCTGCTGTTCGAAACGGTAAACAAGTGCAATGACATACTGAAGAACAAGGACGATTCGCCCAGCTATCTGCCGACCCGGCTGGCCGCGATCTGCGTGGTCGGTTGCATGTACGAAAAGCTTGGCCGCATGATGGGCCGCTCGTACGAGGAGACGGTACAGATATTGCTGAAATCGCTCAAGAATGCCGAATCGCAGTCGCGCATCGAAATCATGATGACGCTCGAGAAGGTGTGCGCCGGCATGGGTTCGGCCATCGCGAACGTGCACAAGGACATCTACAAAGCGGTACGGTACTGTCTCACCGATCGCGTGATGGCGGTCCGGGTGGCCGCCTCCAACTGTCTGCTCGAGATGACCAAGCACGCCCCGTTTCTGTACACGTCCGAGCTGGAAAGTTTGGCTTCGCTGTGCTTCCGCGCGTTCGACAGCTGCAACTATGAGGTGCGGTGTGCGGTGGCCAAGCTGCTCGGTACGCTCATAGCGTGCACCCAGAACGGGAGCTTGCGCAACTTTAGCAGCATGACGGCGTCTGCCTCGAGCACGAAATCGCTCCGCCCGGTGTCGCTCGACGAAGCGCTCGGCGTGCTAATGTCGGGCTTTCTGCGGGGCGGTGTATCGTTCCTGAAGGGGACGGGTGAAATCATCAAGGGCAGCTCGGGTGTGAACCGTGAGGTGCGGGTCGGTGTCACCCATGCGTACGTGGTGTTTGTGCAGACGATGGGCGGCCTGTGGTTGGAACGGAACCTGCAACCGTTCCTTGTGCACGTGCTGGATTTGGTGGCGAATCCGAAGGCGGCCTCGTCCCACGTGGATGCGGTGTACTCGCGCAAATGCATCAACTTCATACTGCGCTCCGTTATTGGGAAGATGCTCGGCGAGAAGGCACAGTCGTCGGCGTGCAAGGAGCTGATCCATCTGATCGCCAAGCAGATGAACTCGATCGACTTTAATCCGGAAAATGCCAAGGACTCGAACCAGGAGACACTGTTCAGCCAGCATCTGCTCGTCTGCGCGCTACAGGAGCTGGGCagtttggtgctgctgcttggcACCACGGCCCAGAACTTGCTCGCCGACCAGTCGCTTAACTTTATCGACGCCATCTGTGCCGTGCTGATCCATCCGTGTATGGCCGCCCGGCTCGCAGCCGCTTGGTGTTTGCGGTGCGTTTGCGTTGCGGTGCCAAGCCAGATCACGCCGCTCATCGATCGGTTTATTGAGGCGATCGAAAAGATGCGCACCTCGCCGGATGCGATCTCCGGGTACAGTGGGGCACTGGCGGCAGTGCTGGGCGGGGTGCGCTACTCGCCCCTGGGCATACCGCACACGCGGGGCAAAATCATTTTCAACACTGCGGAAGAACTGCTGCGCACCGCTAGTCAAAACAGTCGCCTGTCGCTGAACCGAACGCAGGCCGGATGGTTGCTGATTGGAGCCATCATGACGCTGGGTGTGCCGGTGGTGAAAGGTCTGCTGCCGCgcatgttgctgctgtggcgCAATGCTTTCCCGCGATCGACGAAGGAGCTGGAGTCGGAAAAGGCGCGCGGTGACGCATTCACCTGGCAGGTTACGCTAGAGGGCCGTGCCGGAGCGCTATCCGTGATGCACAGCTTCCTGCTGCACTGTCCCGAGCTCGTTACGGACGATATTACGCGCCGGCTGCTAACGCCCATCGAAAGCGCGCTAGCAATGCTGATCAA CATAACATCGGTGCTGAAAAACTATGGCCAACACTTGAAAGCACCGACCGCAATGGTGCGATTGCGACTGTACGAAACCCTCTCGCTGCTGCCGGCAAACGCACTGGAATCGTCGTACACCCATCTGCTCCGCATGCTGGTGTCGGAATTTACCCTCACGGAAAACCCGGCCAACACGACCACCTCCTTCCTGCGCCAGATGTGCCACGGCGATGATTCCATCATACTGGGCACCTGGCTACAGGACACCGATCATCGCACGATCGAAGATCAG ATGGAACCGAACCGTAAGGCTGACGGTGACTAT CTTCAACCGAACAGTGCCGCAGGATCGGGCGCACTCGAGCACGATGCCTGCTGTCTGTACCGTGGGATCGCCGCCGGTGAGCAGTGTCCCGGCCCGTTACCGCTCGGCGTTGCCGTGATCGACATGTCCGTCATACTGTTCGGGCTCATCTTTCCGAAGGTCGCCAACAAGCACCGGTTGCAGATGCTGGAACACTTTGGCGAGTGTATCAAGCACGCGAAAAGCTCGCGCCAGGAAGCGGTCCAGATGAACATTTTCACCGCACTGCTGAGCGGGCTGAAGGGATTGACCGAAACGAAGGCAGCGATCGGGCAGGAGGACGTGCGCAAGAGTGCGACGAATTTGATCATTGGCGCGCTCACGAGCGCCAACCCGATACTGCGCTGTGCGGCTGGTGAAGCGCTAGGACGTATCGCGCAGGTGGTGGGTGATTCGCGTGTCACGGCCGAACTGGCGCAGACCAGCTTCGATCGGCTGAAGTCGGCCCGGGATGTGGTGACGCGTACGGGACATTCGTTAGCGCTCGGTTGCTTGCACCGGTACGTCGGTGGCATGGGTTCGTCGCAGCATCTGAACACGAGCGTGTCGATTTTGCTGGCCCTGGCACAGGATGGCAGTTCGCCGGTGGTGCAAGTGTGGTCACTGTACGCCCTATCGCTGATAGCAGACTCCGGTGGTCCGATGTTCCGCGGATACGTTGAACCGTCGCTTTCGCTCGcgctgaagctgctgctgacggtGCCGCAGTCGCACGTCGACGTGCACCAGTGCATTGGGCGCGTACTGAGCGCATTGATTACCACGATCGGGCCCGAATTGCAGATGGATTCGAATTCCGTTGCCACCGCACGTTCTTCGTTCCTGTGTGCGGCGGCGATCATGCAAGCACATTCCGACCCGCTGGTGCAAGCGGAAGCGACGGGATGCTTGCAGCAGCTGCACCTGTTCGCTCCGCGCAACGTCAACCTGTCCTCGCTTGTTCCTAACCTGTGCCAGAACCTGAGCAGCAACTATCTAATGCTGCGCAAGGCGGCGGTGTCCTGTTTGCGGCAGCTCACGACGCGCGAAGCAAAGGAAGTGTGCGAGCACGCGGCCAATCTCGTAAGCGACGAGGATCGCTACGCACTGTCGGATTACGGGTTGCCCGGCGTGCTGTTCGGGATGCTTGACACGGAGAGCGACAGCCAGATGGTGCGAAACATTCACGATACGATCACCTCGATGCTGCAGATACTGGCGGCGGAGAATTTATCCCAGTGGTTGAGCATGTGCAAGAACGTGCTTACCGTCGCGTCGGACGCGTCTGTCGGTGCGGACGGTGGAGCTGCCGTTGGGACGACTGGTGCGGCAGGTGGTGCAGGCACAGGAACGGGCGCGGGAAGTGGGGCGGGAGCCACCGCAGGAAAGGATGGCACTGCCGATGGGGGCGACGGggacgatggcgatgatgacgacgatgacgacgacgacaataTGGAGTTCCACGCGGAAGATCATCAAGCGACCCATCCGGCGGTACAACCGCGCTGGCCGACGCGCGTATTTGCGGCCGAATGCGTGCGCAAGGTAATTGCCACGTGCGAAAATGCCAGCGCGAACCACTTCGATCTGCTGGCCGCAAAGGAGATGCAGATGACGAAATCGCGCGGCGACTTCCTGGTGCTGCATCTGTCCGACCTGATCCGGATGGCGTTTATGGCCGCGACGAGTGATTCGGACCAGCTGCGGCTCGAGGGCCTCAAAACGTTGCAGGAAATTATAGACAAGTTCGCGCACGTACCGGAACCCGAGTTCCCCGGCCATTTGCTGCTCGAGCAGTTTCAGGCGCAGGTCGGTGCGGCGCTAAGGCCCGCCTTTTCCCAGGACACTCCGTCGCACGTGACGGCAGCGGCGTGTGAGGTTTGCAGCGCGTGGATCGGGTCCGGGGTGGCGCGTGATTTGAACGATCTGCGCCGCGTCCATCAGCTGCTCGTGTCGAACCTGAGCAAGCTGAACAGCCGCACGAACAGTACCCAGCTGTACAACGAAAGCATGGCCACGCTGGAGAAGCTGAGCATCCTGAAGGCTTGGGGCCAGGTGTACATTATGGCGATGGTTGGCCACGGGGCCGCTCCCGCTAGTCAGATGCTGAAAACGCTCAGTACCGTCGGGGTGGGCAATCATTCCTCTCATCTGGCCGTTCCGGCCGCGGCACAACCGAAAGAATTCAGCCGGCTAGCGTACGACGATGAGTTTGGCGATTTCGAAAGCCGTGGCGAAAGTTTGCTGTCGCTAGTGCAGCCGGAACTGGAAAATCTGTCCAAGCACTGGTTGGCGGCGTTGAAGGATTACGCGCTGCTGTCCCTGCCGGCGGAGTACGCGAGTCAGCTACCGCACGATGGTGGCGCATTCTACACGAACGACACGATGAACCTATCGAAACCGCACTACCTTATCTCGTGGCCACCGATTCTGTATGCGGCCGCGCTTTGGCTCAATGCGGAAGGGTTCCAGAAGGATGaaaaccaccagcaacagctgTCCCGTGAGCAGGAGGAAGATAAGGCAAATGCGAACGATGCGCCCAACACGACGGCACCCAAGGGACAgacggcaacgacgacgacgacgacgatatcGCACGGTAGCCCAAGTGCGGATCGGTTCCATCTCATCTTTGGCATCTGTATGGAGGCGCTGTGCAGTACGCGGACGAACGAAAAGCTGGACAGTGTTATCGCCTGCCTGCAGTCGCTGTACACCGTGTTCGATTCGGCCTGGTCGCGCGAGATGCTGATGCAGAACAAAACGCTCCCGGTGGAGCTGTGCAACGTGCTGCACCGGTTGATACTGACCCGGGACAGTGTGGAGGTGCAGTATTTGTGTATTTCCATTCTGAAGCAAACGATAGCGGCCGCCAACGAGTGTTTGGAGCGAGAGAAGGAAGAGGAACGGCGTAACAAGCGGAACGCTTCCGGTGCAGATGATGCAAACGCGGCCGAGAATGGGAATAGCGTGACGGATCCTCACACCCTGGACGTGGCAGTGGACTATCTGGGGGAGGGTGGCGAAGAGGGTGAAATTCTCCCGGGCAAGTCGCTGGTGTACGCAGTGCTGGAGGTGGTGCTTTGCCTGCTCGCTCGCCAGATTCCCGGCATGAACCCGTCGCAGAGCACGCGCGTAGCGAACGAGCAGCTGCAGCGTCAGCTGGCCCAGGCACAAAACGGACTGATAAAGCTGGGCGACGATAACTGTTTGCTGGTGGCAAGTGCAATCCAAAGCTTAACCGACCTCCCGACACTGTGCTCGCCGCGCGGTGCCCTCTCTATCCTGCCGACCGTGCTGTACCTCACCACGGGCGTCATAAAGGAGGTGGCGACCAAATCCATTCACGACGAGTCGTTGATTGCGAGCACGAACGTCGTGGTGCAGGCGGCCATACAGCTGCTGAAAGTGCTCGCCACCCATCGGTACGCCAAGCACGACGATGCACAGTCcggtggcgaatggcgcaagCTGCTGCAGAGCGCACTCGGTCGCATAATCGATCTCACCAAGACGGGCTGCGAGGAAACGAAGATGGACGAGGTGACGGTAATGCTGGCGATCGCCGTCTTCCTGCTACACTCACCGGCCGGCGTGGCGTCGGTGCCGAATCTGCAGTACCCGTGCATCAACCACTTTCGCCAATGCGTCCAGAGTGCGTCGCTCCCGGTACGGCTCAAGTGCGTACAGACGATGCGCTCGATCTTTGCGAACGGTGAGCTGCGGGTGTCGACGCCCTACATCCACGCGTTAGCGCCGAGGCTGATCGAGCACCTCTACTCGGAGCAGGCGCGCAATCCGGCCAACGAACAGGAGCTGGCGCTGGTGCTGGAAGGCATTACGACGGTCGAAACGCTGATTGCGCTGGCGGAACCACAGAATC GAGAATTGATGCAAG GCATACAGATGCTAACCTTGCTCGTGCCCATCCTCATCAACTATCTGGACGACCCGGAacagcagccacagcagcgAACTACCAAACCGAAGTACGTGACCGCACTGAACGATCACGCCATACAGTGGCTCATGAAGATTGGCCTCAAGTACCCGCAAGAGTTCAAAACGTTCATGGCGCAAGCGCCGGAACTGCGGCGCAAGCTGGAAGCGGCCATCAAGCGCAGCCAGATGAATGCGACGCTGCAGAAGAGTAAGAGCGAGGCGGCAAATGCGGCCGCACGGAACAGTGCCGCCCAGCAGCAGAAACCGACCATCCAGCTGAAGACGGATTTCAGTAATTTTAGCTTCGCCTAG